One window of Nymphaea colorata isolate Beijing-Zhang1983 chromosome 1, ASM883128v2, whole genome shotgun sequence genomic DNA carries:
- the LOC116250006 gene encoding 1-aminocyclopropane-1-carboxylate synthase 7: MGQEMLVNGFCKVDKDGGPRTNGKICRNPVGLSRISMSDTHGEDSPYFAGWKAYDQDPYDAVKNPSGVIQMGLAENQVSFDLLEEQLFSQGKSSDWGSGISNFRETALFQDYHGLQVFRQAMAAFMEDIRGGRVKFDPDRIVLTAGATAANELLTFSLADPGEAFLVPTPYYPGFDRDIRWRTGVKIVPVHCESSNNFTITREALENAYREAEDMNITVKGILITNPSNPLGITIQKPVLEEILDFSVEKNIHLISDEIYSGSVFQEPEFTSVAEVLSSRDYQGCERVHIVYSLSKDLGLPGFRVGALYSYNNRVVETCRRMSSFSLVSSQTQSLLASMLSNSKFRKSYIETNRKRLKERYEIFVNGIKKAGIGCLKGNAGLFCWINLSPLLKTQTREGEIDLWNSILHEAKLNVSPGSSCHCSDPGWFRVCFANMSHQTLKIALNRIQAFVEKQKLKHPSP; the protein is encoded by the exons ATGGGGCAAGAGATGCTGGTTAATGGGTTCTGCAAGGTTGATAAGGATGGTGGTCCAAGAACCAACGGCAAGATCTGCAGAAACCCAGTTGGGTTGTCCCGAATTTCGATGTCAGATACCCATGGAGAAGATTCCCCTTATTTTGCAGGGTGGAAGGCCTACGATCAGGACCCTTATGATGCAGTCAAGAACCCATCAGGGGTCATCCAGATGGGATTAGCAGAGAACCAG GTCTCATTTGATTTGTTGGAAGAACAGTTGTTTTCTCAAGGCAAGTCTTCGGACTGGGGAAGTGGCATATCAAATTTCAGAGAGACCGCACTGTTTCAAGATTACCATGGGCTCCAGGTTTTCAGACAG GCGATGGCTGCTTTCATGGAGGACATAAGAGGAGGAAGAGTTAAATTTGATCCTGACAGGATTGTTCTCACAGCTGGAGCAACTGCAGCCAATGAGTTACTGACGTTTAGCTTGGCTGACCCAGGAGAAGCTTTCCTTGTACCGACTCCATACTATCCAGG GTTTGACAGAGATATCAGATGGAGAACAGGAGTGAAGATAGTCCCGGTGCACTGTGAAAGCTCAAACAACTTCACAATCACAAGGGAAGCCTTAGAAAATGCGTACAGGGAAGCAGAAGACATGAACATCACTGTGAAAGGCATTCTCATAACAAATCCATCAAACCCACTCGGCATAACCATCCAGAAACCTGTTCTTGAAGAGATTCTCGACTTCTCGGTGGAGAAAAACATTCACCTGATCTCTGATGAAATCTACTCAGGCTCTGTTTTCCAGGAACCTGAATTCACCAGCGTTGCCGAGGTGTTGAGTTCCAGAGACTACCAAGGCTGTGAAAGAGTTCACATAGTTTACAGCCTCTCCAAGGACTTGGGCCTCCCTGGATTCCGGGTGGGAGCTCTATACTCCTACAACAACAGAGTGGTGGAGACATGCAGAAGAATGTCAAGCTTCAGCTTGGTCTCCTCTCAAACACAAAGCCTTCTTGCCTCCATGCTATCAAACTCAAAATTCCGAAAGAGTTACATAGAGACCAACAGGAAGAGACTGAAAGAGAGGTATGAGATCTTTGTGAATGGAATAAAGAAAGCTGGGATTGGGTGCTTGAAGGGCAATGCTGGGCTTTTCTGCTGGATCAACCTCAGCCCACTGCTGAAGACCCAAACCAGGGAAGGAGAGATAGATCTGTGGAACTCCATACTGCATGAAGCAAAATTGAACGTCTCTCCAGGTTCATCGTGTCATTGCTCTGACCCAGGTTGGTTCAGGGTGTGCTTTGCCAACATGAGCCACCAGACACTGAAAATTGCACTGAACCGGATACAGGCATTCGTGGAGAAGCAGAAACTGAAGCACCCATCTCCATGA
- the LOC116246456 gene encoding NADH dehydrogenase [ubiquinone] iron-sulfur protein 7, mitochondrial, which translates to MALLPRTARLALISSERAIHTTVPSLASPSSGSSPATYAPSRPPAVMSSPTGLSKAAEYVISKVDDLMNWARRGSIWPMTFGLACCAVEMMHTGAARYDFDRFGVIFRPSPRQSDCMIVAGTLTNKMAPALRKVYDQMPEPRWVISMGSCANGGGYYHYSYSVVRGCDRIVPVDIYVPGCPPTAEALLYGVLQLQKKINRRKDFLVWWTK; encoded by the exons ATGGCGCTGCTGCCCAGGACCGCGCGCCTTGCCCTAATTTCGTCCGAGAGGGCGATCCACACCACGGTTCCCTCACTTGCCTCCCCGTCATCCGGCTCCTCGCCGGCCACTTATGCTCCGTCCCGGCCTCCGGCCGTGATGTCCTCTCCGACCGGCCTCTCGAAGGCCGCGGAGTACGTGATCTCTAAGGTGGATGACCTCATGAACTGGGCCCGGAGGGGCTCGATCTGGCCGATGACGTTTGGCCTCGCGTGCTGCGCCGTCGAGATGATGCATACTGGCGCCGCCCGTTACGATTTCGATCGGTTCGGCGTCATCTTCCGTCCAAGCCCTCGCCAGTCCGACTGTATGATCGTTGCGGGGACCCTCACCAATAAGATGGCTCCTGCACTACGGAA GGTTTATGATCAGATGCCAGAACCTCGCTGGGTCATATCCATGGGCAGCTGTGCTAATGGTGGTGGTTACTATCATTATTCCTACTCCGTTGTAAGGGGCTGTGATCGGATTGTGCCTGTTGACATATATGTTCCTGGTTGCCCACCTACTGCAGAGGCGCTTCTTTATGGAGTTCTGCAGctgcaaaagaaaatcaatcgCCGGAAGGATTTCCTTGTCTGGTGGACAAAGTAA